One Anoplopoma fimbria isolate UVic2021 breed Golden Eagle Sablefish chromosome 2, Afim_UVic_2022, whole genome shotgun sequence DNA window includes the following coding sequences:
- the LOC129106259 gene encoding PEST proteolytic signal-containing nuclear protein-like isoform X2 yields the protein MADDEHNRRGGTDDGGPLEEGDRVKTKPVSCSTVGGEGTAVKRKSQHLAPEDEDESPEDPPAPRKVSKIGFSMSSPMGKKSNPISIKLGATKPKEPAPSVPPKKLGLAAVFNEDDDDSEPEEMPPEAKMRMKNIGRETPTSAGPNSFNKGKQGFSDHQKLWERKMKSQADKL from the exons ATGGCGGATGACGAGCATAACAGAAGAGGAGGCACCGACGACGGAG GGCCGCTGGAGGAGGGGGACAGAGTGAAAACTAAGCCTGTCTCTTGTAGCACTGTGGGAGGAGAAGGGACCGCGGTCAAACGCAAATCCCAGCATCTCGCACCTGAAGATGAGGACGAGTCCCCAGAGGACCCACCAGCACCCCGCAAAGTCTCCAAGATAGGCTTTAGCATGAGCAGTCCGATGGGGAAGAAGTCGAACCCCATATCTATCAAACTTGGAGCAACA AAACCCAAAGAGCCTGCACCGTCAGTTCCTCCTAAAAAGTTAGGGCTGGCCGCTGTTTTTAACGAAGACGATGATGAC AGTGAACCTGAAGAGATGCCCCCAGAAGcaaagatgaggatgaagaacATTGGCAG GGAGACACCAACATCTGCGGGACCTAATTCCTTCAACAAGGGCAAGCAGGGTTTCTCTGATCATCAAAAACTTtgggagaggaagatgaagtcCCAAGCAGACAAATTGTAA
- the LOC129106259 gene encoding PEST proteolytic signal-containing nuclear protein-like isoform X1, with translation MADDEHNRRGGTDDGAGPLEEGDRVKTKPVSCSTVGGEGTAVKRKSQHLAPEDEDESPEDPPAPRKVSKIGFSMSSPMGKKSNPISIKLGATKPKEPAPSVPPKKLGLAAVFNEDDDDSEPEEMPPEAKMRMKNIGRETPTSAGPNSFNKGKQGFSDHQKLWERKMKSQADKL, from the exons ATGGCGGATGACGAGCATAACAGAAGAGGAGGCACCGACGACGGAG CAGGGCCGCTGGAGGAGGGGGACAGAGTGAAAACTAAGCCTGTCTCTTGTAGCACTGTGGGAGGAGAAGGGACCGCGGTCAAACGCAAATCCCAGCATCTCGCACCTGAAGATGAGGACGAGTCCCCAGAGGACCCACCAGCACCCCGCAAAGTCTCCAAGATAGGCTTTAGCATGAGCAGTCCGATGGGGAAGAAGTCGAACCCCATATCTATCAAACTTGGAGCAACA AAACCCAAAGAGCCTGCACCGTCAGTTCCTCCTAAAAAGTTAGGGCTGGCCGCTGTTTTTAACGAAGACGATGATGAC AGTGAACCTGAAGAGATGCCCCCAGAAGcaaagatgaggatgaagaacATTGGCAG GGAGACACCAACATCTGCGGGACCTAATTCCTTCAACAAGGGCAAGCAGGGTTTCTCTGATCATCAAAAACTTtgggagaggaagatgaagtcCCAAGCAGACAAATTGTAA